A portion of the Manihot esculenta cultivar AM560-2 chromosome 2, M.esculenta_v8, whole genome shotgun sequence genome contains these proteins:
- the LOC110607672 gene encoding disease resistance protein At4g27190 isoform X2 translates to MEVLLAIGGTIAGEIAKNLVAPIWRPIYYLIYYKHNIENLKEELQKLDDKRTEVGLRVNNAKSNLQVVVDSVIRWQEKADGIDRRSKEFIQNEMNVNKCLNRYSLSRKAKKMTENMLALLEEARNFGEIAYPDPCHKIELWFSDERIKNFKSRESILDDILMALKNDDLRVIGICGMSGIGKTTMVKQLMKNMETKKLFDEFAMVAVSDTPDFRKIQDEIASCLRLELKSNESEVDRKSKLYQRLTNCDKRILLILDDVWKEDGLGEIGVPLGCRSNGCKIVLTSRNEFVFSSLESQKNFLMKVLNDEEALVLFKETAGDSIGHDLLDTVKEIVNECKGLPIAIVTLSKALKNKSKHIWNDVLRQLKNSKLEDISGMKTKVFSAIELSYNYLEDEEAKSCFLLCSLFPEDFNILVEDLLEFGMGLRLFKDVEYVHEGRDRIYKLIDMLKGSNLLLEGDDKRNESVKMHDLVRDVAISLASRNKQWHTLQSQARINEWQGKDWYNNCTAISLLCEDIKKLKDHLKCPNLELLQLWHDCQNDCQLESLPINVLEGMKGLRVLSIASRIPSLPQSIDVLKNLQTLCLWNDRLNEMHTIGDLVKLEILEVRSYRLEKLPAEIGSLKNLRLLNLRRVENLRYIPPDVLVGLSKLEELYLPHRYKMKWEWKEDEEKTNASLSELETHHITALHITVVNAYISPKDSVFRNLIRFHIFVGYSKVCIVHKDSENVLHLKGDASDIKGSGICVLLRKVEVLCLEEVKNLKKIVNEIEDNSFADLKRDECVDALVRIPESPKSPLPYLSNLRKVEIYGCDELKYFIPLSMARELRQLHSMKVTVCKKMEGIFYRNKVNDEIESPLITLHLENLPNFIGFIYKDIEESSASQMNNRMEIVQSKTEPVENISILFSSLWLRLSKLQKLILYNCGLGKALFPPSVAQQFTQLKELKILACHKMEYIVAEAKEEEKSKGISKIAFPNLTKLDLGDLPELVAFFADNDISFELYSLVCLEIWSCPKLKTHYCETPDSSTLDKSYDQSELKVMFPTSSIAQRLLRRGKPKDVSKKKDMEMEQPSTSQMKSGPMEMISTFFFPPSSPLLNLRELHICHCDFLEAAFPLSVAQQLVQLKDLTILSCEKMEYIVAKDKGRSKIVLFPSLTSLNLSHLPNLMGFCKDNNVSLEWSLLERLWFSEIVGSKIVSVLKSSTLSTSDVVDHLDTTFCATLIPRKRKKQDNNFSKEVSLIKNQRDPSVSNTDESCAFPSKLIQQLQNLKQLTINGSDSVEVIFSFEGLINGVLNSVEEICLLNLPNLKHLWFKIPPEITAFQNLRKLIVNDCDNLINLFSICSAKLVGKLQSIEIRRCKRMEEIIGKEDEEISMQKIVFPQLRSLTLEDLPNLNSFCNTIYALEFPFLETLEFRNCKRMGTFSYGSLSMPKLEKVMIDEGWHRLMRSDPNLNAKMSELLKMNQYEEEGEAEFES, encoded by the exons ATGGAGGTTCTCCTTGCCATTGGAGGTACAATTGCTGGTGAAATTGCTAAGAACTTGGTGGCTCCTATTTGGCGACCGATTTATTATCTGATTTATTACAAACATAACATCGAGAATTTGAAAGAGGAGCTTCAGAAACTGGATGACAAGAGAACTGAGGTGGGGCTACGTGTGAATAACGCCAAAAGCAACTTGCAGGTTGTTGTTGATTCTGTAATTCGTTGGCAAGAGAAAGCAGATGGCATTGATAGGAGGAGTAAAGAATTTATTCAAAATGAAATGAACGTGAACAAGTGTTTGAACCGTTATTCCTTGAGTAGAAAAGCTAAGAAGATGACAGAAAATATGCTTGCTTTGCTCGAAGAAGCGAGGAATTTTGGTGAAATAGCCTATCCTGATCCTTGTCACAAGATAGAATTATGGTTCAGTGATGAACGCATCAAGAATTTTAAATCAAGGGAATCAATTCTAGATGACATCTTGATGGCCTTAAAGAATGACGATCTTCGTGTGATTGGGATTTGCGGAATGAGTGGTATCGGTAAAACCACTATGGTAAAGCAGCTTATGAAAAACATGGAAACAAAGAAATTGTTTGACGAGTTTGCTATGGTAGCCGTGTCTGATACTCCTGACTTCAGAAAGATCCAAGATGAAATTGCATCTTGCTTGCGATTGGAACTCAAGAGTAATGAAAGTGAGGTGGACAGAAAAAGCAAACTGTATCAGAGGCTTACCAACTGTGATAAGAGGATCCTTCTAATATTGGATGATGTTTGGAAGGAGGATGGTTTAGGAGAAATTGGAGTTCCTTTAGGTTGCAGAAGCAATGGATGCAAAATTGTGTTGACTTCACGAAATGAATTTGTGTTCTCTAGTTTGGAAAGTCAAAAAAATTTCCTAATGAAAGTTCTGAATGATGAAGAAGCTCTCGTTCTTTTCAAAGAGACAGCAGGCGACTCAATTGGCCATGATTTACTCGACACGGTGAAGGAGATTGTAAATGAATGTAAAGGCTTACCAATTGCCATTGTAACTCTTTCCAAGGCattaaaaaacaaaagcaaACACATTTGGAATGATGTGCTTCGACAATTAAAGAATTCTAAGCTGGAAGATATCTCAGGAATGAAGACAAAGGTGTTTTCTGCAATTGAATTAAGTTACAATTATTTGGAAGATGAAGAGGCCAAGTCATGCTTTTTGCTTTGTAGCTTGTTCCCTGAAGATTTCAATATTCTGGTTGAAGATTTGCTTGAATTTGGAATGGGCCTAAGGCTGTTTAAAGATGTTGAATATGTGCATGAAGGAAGAGATAGGATCTATAAGCTTATTGATATGCTCAAAGGGTCAAATTTGTTGCTTGAAGGTGATGACAAACGGAACGAGTCTGTCAAAATGCATGACCTTGTCCGTGATGTAGCCATATCACTTGCCTCCAGAAATAAGCAGTGGCACACATTACAAAGTCAAGCTAGAATAAATGAGTGGCAAGGTAAGGATTGGTACAATAATTGCACTGCAATTTCACTTCTGTGTGAAGACATAAAAAAACTTAAAGACCATTTGAAGTGTCCGAACCTTGAACTCTTACAGCTTTGGCATGATTGTCAGAATGATTGTCAGTTAGAAAGCCTTCCAATCAACGTGTTAGAAGGGATGAAAGGACTCAGAGTTCTATCTATAGCCTCCCGTATCCCATCACTGCCACAATCAATCGATGTCTTGAAGAATCTTCAAACCTTATGTCTTTGGAATGATAGGCTAAACGAGATGCATACAATTGGAGATCTCGTGAAACTGGAAATACTTGAAGTTCGTAGTTATCGTTTAGAAAAGCTACCAGCAGAAATAGGATCACTGAAAAATCTAAGGTTGCTAAACCTGCGCAGGGTCGAGAACCTTAGATACATTCCACCAGATGTATTAGTAGGGTTGTCCAAACTAGAAGAGTTGTATCTTCCACATAGATATAAGATGAAATGGGAATGGAAGGAAGACGAAGAGAAAACCAATGCAAGCCTCAGCGAGCTAGAGACTCATCATATAACTGCATTGCATATTACTGTAGTAAATGCCTACATTTCACCTAAAGATTCAGTCTTTAGAAACTTAATAAGATTCCACATTTTTGTAGGCTACTCAAAGGTTTGTATTGTTCACAAAGATTCAGAGAATGTGTTGCATCTTAAAGGAGATGCAAGTGATATTAAAGGGAGTGGGATATGTGTTTTGTTGAGGAAAGTTGAAGTCTTGTGTTTGGAAGAAgtgaaaaatttgaagaaaattgtAAATGAGATAGAAGATAATAGTTTTGCGGATTTGAAGCGAGATGAATGTGTTGATGCACTAGTGAGAATTCCAGAGTCTCCAAAAAGTCCCCTCCCATACTTGAGCAATTTAAGAAAAGTAGAAATATATGGATGTGATGagttgaagtactttattccaCTATCCATGGCTAGAGAGTTGAGGCAACTTCACAGCATGAAGGTAACGGTGTGCAAAAAGATGGAGGGAATTTTCTATAGAAACAAAGTGAATGATGAGATTGAGTCGCCACTTATAACTCTCCACTTGGAAAACCTTCCAAACTTCATAGGATTTATCTATAAG GATATAGAAGAGTCTAGTGCATCTCAAATGAACAATAGGATGGAAATTGTTCAATCTAAGACTGAACCAGTGGaaaatatttctatattattttcttctctttggCTACGACTATCAAAGTTGCAAAAGCTTATTTTGTATAATTGTGGTTTGGGAAAAGCACTGTTTCCTCCTTCTGTTGCCCAGCAATTTACGCAGCTTAAAGAATTAAAAATCTTAGCATGTCATAAGATGGAATATATAGttgcagaagcaaaagaagaagaaaaaagcaAGGGCATAAGCAAAATAGCATTTCCTAATCTAACTAAGCTTGATCTTGGTGATCTACCAGAGCTGGTGGCTTTCTTTGCAGACAATGATATTTCTTTTGAGTTGTACTCATTAGTATGTTTGGAGATATGGTCTTGTCCTAAACTGAAGACACATTATTGTGAAACTCCAGACTCATCAACTTTGGACAAAAGTTACGATCAAAGTGAGCTCAAAGTCATGTTCCCAACAAGCTCAATTGCTCAACGCTTACTAAGAAGAGGAAAGCCAAAAGATGTTTCCAAGAAAAAG GATATGGAGATGGAGCAGCCAAGCACATCTCAAATGAAAAGTGGACCAATGGAAATGATTTCTACATTTTTTTTTCCACCAAGTTCACCATTATTAAATTTGCGAGAGCTTCATATCTGTCACTGTGATTTTCTAGAAGCAGCCTTTCCTCTCTCTGTAGCTCAACAATTGGTGCAGCTTAAAGACTTAACCATTTTGTCATGTGAGAAGATGGAATACATTGTTGCAAAAGATAAGGGAAGAAGCAAAATAGTATTGTTTCCTAGCCTAACTTCTCTTAACCTTTCACATCTGCCAAATTTGATGGGTTTTTGCAAAGATAATAATGTTTCTCTTGAGTGGTCTTTGTTAGAACGATTGTGGTTTTCTGAAATTGTCGGTTCCAAAATCGTTTCAGTTTTAAAATCGTCAACATTGAGTACGAGTGACGTGGTTGATCATCTTGATACTACCTTTTGTGCCACATTGATACCACGAAAAAGGAAAAAGCAAGATAATAATTTCAGTAAAGAG GTTTCATTAATAAAGAATCAGAGGGATCCATCTGTTAGCAATACTGATGAAAGTTGTGCATTTCCGTCCAAATTGATTCAACAGTTGCAAAATCTGAAACAGCTTACGATTAACGGCAGCGATTCAGTGGAAGTAATATTTTCATTTGAAGGGCTGATTAATGGAGTGCTCAATTCAGTGGAAGAGATATGCTTACTTAATTTACCAAATTTGAAGCACCTTTGGTTCAAGATTCCACCAGAAATCACAGCCTTCCAAAACCTGCGAAAGTTGATTGTAAATGATTGTGATAATTTAATAAACCTTTTCTCAATTTGCTCGGCCAAACTTGTAGGAAAGCTACAATCAATAGAGATTAGAAGGTGCAAGAGGATGGAGGAAATTATTGGAAAAGAGGATGAAGAAATTAGCATGCAAAAAATTGTGTTCCCTCAACTAAGGTCTCTGACACTTGAGGATTTACCCAATCTCAACAGTTTCTGCAATACGATTTATGCTCTTGAATTTCCATTTCTAGAAACGTTGGAGTTTCGGAACTGTAAAAGGATGGGGACATTCTCCTATGGATCATTAAGCATGCCAAAGCTAGAGAAGGTTATGATAGATGAAGGGTGGCATCGATTAATGAGATCTGATCCAAACCTTAATGCAAAA ATGAGTGAGTTGTTGAAGATGAATCAATATGAG GAAGAAGGGGAAGCTGAGTTTGAGTCGTGA
- the LOC110607672 gene encoding disease resistance protein At4g27190 isoform X1: MEVLLAIGGTIAGEIAKNLVAPIWRPIYYLIYYKHNIENLKEELQKLDDKRTEVGLRVNNAKSNLQVVVDSVIRWQEKADGIDRRSKEFIQNEMNVNKCLNRYSLSRKAKKMTENMLALLEEARNFGEIAYPDPCHKIELWFSDERIKNFKSRESILDDILMALKNDDLRVIGICGMSGIGKTTMVKQLMKNMETKKLFDEFAMVAVSDTPDFRKIQDEIASCLRLELKSNESEVDRKSKLYQRLTNCDKRILLILDDVWKEDGLGEIGVPLGCRSNGCKIVLTSRNEFVFSSLESQKNFLMKVLNDEEALVLFKETAGDSIGHDLLDTVKEIVNECKGLPIAIVTLSKALKNKSKHIWNDVLRQLKNSKLEDISGMKTKVFSAIELSYNYLEDEEAKSCFLLCSLFPEDFNILVEDLLEFGMGLRLFKDVEYVHEGRDRIYKLIDMLKGSNLLLEGDDKRNESVKMHDLVRDVAISLASRNKQWHTLQSQARINEWQGKDWYNNCTAISLLCEDIKKLKDHLKCPNLELLQLWHDCQNDCQLESLPINVLEGMKGLRVLSIASRIPSLPQSIDVLKNLQTLCLWNDRLNEMHTIGDLVKLEILEVRSYRLEKLPAEIGSLKNLRLLNLRRVENLRYIPPDVLVGLSKLEELYLPHRYKMKWEWKEDEEKTNASLSELETHHITALHITVVNAYISPKDSVFRNLIRFHIFVGYSKVCIVHKDSENVLHLKGDASDIKGSGICVLLRKVEVLCLEEVKNLKKIVNEIEDNSFADLKRDECVDALVRIPESPKSPLPYLSNLRKVEIYGCDELKYFIPLSMARELRQLHSMKVTVCKKMEGIFYRNKVNDEIESPLITLHLENLPNFIGFIYKDIEESSASQMNNRMEIVQSKTEPVENISILFSSLWLRLSKLQKLILYNCGLGKALFPPSVAQQFTQLKELKILACHKMEYIVAEAKEEEKSKGISKIAFPNLTKLDLGDLPELVAFFADNDISFELYSLVCLEIWSCPKLKTHYCETPDSSTLDKSYDQSELKVMFPTSSIAQRLLRRGKPKDVSKKKDMEMEQPSTSQMKSGPMEMISTFFFPPSSPLLNLRELHICHCDFLEAAFPLSVAQQLVQLKDLTILSCEKMEYIVAKDKGRSKIVLFPSLTSLNLSHLPNLMGFCKDNNVSLEWSLLERLWFSEIVGSKIVSVLKSSTLSTSDVVDHLDTTFCATLIPRKRKKQDNNFSKEVSLIKNQRDPSVSNTDESCAFPSKLIQQLQNLKQLTINGSDSVEVIFSFEGLINGVLNSVEEICLLNLPNLKHLWFKIPPEITAFQNLRKLIVNDCDNLINLFSICSAKLVGKLQSIEIRRCKRMEEIIGKEDEEISMQKIVFPQLRSLTLEDLPNLNSFCNTIYALEFPFLETLEFRNCKRMGTFSYGSLSMPKLEKVMIDEGWHRLMRSDPNLNAKMSELLRDIRYKETILGNYSQMSELLKMNQYEEEGEAEFES; the protein is encoded by the exons ATGGAGGTTCTCCTTGCCATTGGAGGTACAATTGCTGGTGAAATTGCTAAGAACTTGGTGGCTCCTATTTGGCGACCGATTTATTATCTGATTTATTACAAACATAACATCGAGAATTTGAAAGAGGAGCTTCAGAAACTGGATGACAAGAGAACTGAGGTGGGGCTACGTGTGAATAACGCCAAAAGCAACTTGCAGGTTGTTGTTGATTCTGTAATTCGTTGGCAAGAGAAAGCAGATGGCATTGATAGGAGGAGTAAAGAATTTATTCAAAATGAAATGAACGTGAACAAGTGTTTGAACCGTTATTCCTTGAGTAGAAAAGCTAAGAAGATGACAGAAAATATGCTTGCTTTGCTCGAAGAAGCGAGGAATTTTGGTGAAATAGCCTATCCTGATCCTTGTCACAAGATAGAATTATGGTTCAGTGATGAACGCATCAAGAATTTTAAATCAAGGGAATCAATTCTAGATGACATCTTGATGGCCTTAAAGAATGACGATCTTCGTGTGATTGGGATTTGCGGAATGAGTGGTATCGGTAAAACCACTATGGTAAAGCAGCTTATGAAAAACATGGAAACAAAGAAATTGTTTGACGAGTTTGCTATGGTAGCCGTGTCTGATACTCCTGACTTCAGAAAGATCCAAGATGAAATTGCATCTTGCTTGCGATTGGAACTCAAGAGTAATGAAAGTGAGGTGGACAGAAAAAGCAAACTGTATCAGAGGCTTACCAACTGTGATAAGAGGATCCTTCTAATATTGGATGATGTTTGGAAGGAGGATGGTTTAGGAGAAATTGGAGTTCCTTTAGGTTGCAGAAGCAATGGATGCAAAATTGTGTTGACTTCACGAAATGAATTTGTGTTCTCTAGTTTGGAAAGTCAAAAAAATTTCCTAATGAAAGTTCTGAATGATGAAGAAGCTCTCGTTCTTTTCAAAGAGACAGCAGGCGACTCAATTGGCCATGATTTACTCGACACGGTGAAGGAGATTGTAAATGAATGTAAAGGCTTACCAATTGCCATTGTAACTCTTTCCAAGGCattaaaaaacaaaagcaaACACATTTGGAATGATGTGCTTCGACAATTAAAGAATTCTAAGCTGGAAGATATCTCAGGAATGAAGACAAAGGTGTTTTCTGCAATTGAATTAAGTTACAATTATTTGGAAGATGAAGAGGCCAAGTCATGCTTTTTGCTTTGTAGCTTGTTCCCTGAAGATTTCAATATTCTGGTTGAAGATTTGCTTGAATTTGGAATGGGCCTAAGGCTGTTTAAAGATGTTGAATATGTGCATGAAGGAAGAGATAGGATCTATAAGCTTATTGATATGCTCAAAGGGTCAAATTTGTTGCTTGAAGGTGATGACAAACGGAACGAGTCTGTCAAAATGCATGACCTTGTCCGTGATGTAGCCATATCACTTGCCTCCAGAAATAAGCAGTGGCACACATTACAAAGTCAAGCTAGAATAAATGAGTGGCAAGGTAAGGATTGGTACAATAATTGCACTGCAATTTCACTTCTGTGTGAAGACATAAAAAAACTTAAAGACCATTTGAAGTGTCCGAACCTTGAACTCTTACAGCTTTGGCATGATTGTCAGAATGATTGTCAGTTAGAAAGCCTTCCAATCAACGTGTTAGAAGGGATGAAAGGACTCAGAGTTCTATCTATAGCCTCCCGTATCCCATCACTGCCACAATCAATCGATGTCTTGAAGAATCTTCAAACCTTATGTCTTTGGAATGATAGGCTAAACGAGATGCATACAATTGGAGATCTCGTGAAACTGGAAATACTTGAAGTTCGTAGTTATCGTTTAGAAAAGCTACCAGCAGAAATAGGATCACTGAAAAATCTAAGGTTGCTAAACCTGCGCAGGGTCGAGAACCTTAGATACATTCCACCAGATGTATTAGTAGGGTTGTCCAAACTAGAAGAGTTGTATCTTCCACATAGATATAAGATGAAATGGGAATGGAAGGAAGACGAAGAGAAAACCAATGCAAGCCTCAGCGAGCTAGAGACTCATCATATAACTGCATTGCATATTACTGTAGTAAATGCCTACATTTCACCTAAAGATTCAGTCTTTAGAAACTTAATAAGATTCCACATTTTTGTAGGCTACTCAAAGGTTTGTATTGTTCACAAAGATTCAGAGAATGTGTTGCATCTTAAAGGAGATGCAAGTGATATTAAAGGGAGTGGGATATGTGTTTTGTTGAGGAAAGTTGAAGTCTTGTGTTTGGAAGAAgtgaaaaatttgaagaaaattgtAAATGAGATAGAAGATAATAGTTTTGCGGATTTGAAGCGAGATGAATGTGTTGATGCACTAGTGAGAATTCCAGAGTCTCCAAAAAGTCCCCTCCCATACTTGAGCAATTTAAGAAAAGTAGAAATATATGGATGTGATGagttgaagtactttattccaCTATCCATGGCTAGAGAGTTGAGGCAACTTCACAGCATGAAGGTAACGGTGTGCAAAAAGATGGAGGGAATTTTCTATAGAAACAAAGTGAATGATGAGATTGAGTCGCCACTTATAACTCTCCACTTGGAAAACCTTCCAAACTTCATAGGATTTATCTATAAG GATATAGAAGAGTCTAGTGCATCTCAAATGAACAATAGGATGGAAATTGTTCAATCTAAGACTGAACCAGTGGaaaatatttctatattattttcttctctttggCTACGACTATCAAAGTTGCAAAAGCTTATTTTGTATAATTGTGGTTTGGGAAAAGCACTGTTTCCTCCTTCTGTTGCCCAGCAATTTACGCAGCTTAAAGAATTAAAAATCTTAGCATGTCATAAGATGGAATATATAGttgcagaagcaaaagaagaagaaaaaagcaAGGGCATAAGCAAAATAGCATTTCCTAATCTAACTAAGCTTGATCTTGGTGATCTACCAGAGCTGGTGGCTTTCTTTGCAGACAATGATATTTCTTTTGAGTTGTACTCATTAGTATGTTTGGAGATATGGTCTTGTCCTAAACTGAAGACACATTATTGTGAAACTCCAGACTCATCAACTTTGGACAAAAGTTACGATCAAAGTGAGCTCAAAGTCATGTTCCCAACAAGCTCAATTGCTCAACGCTTACTAAGAAGAGGAAAGCCAAAAGATGTTTCCAAGAAAAAG GATATGGAGATGGAGCAGCCAAGCACATCTCAAATGAAAAGTGGACCAATGGAAATGATTTCTACATTTTTTTTTCCACCAAGTTCACCATTATTAAATTTGCGAGAGCTTCATATCTGTCACTGTGATTTTCTAGAAGCAGCCTTTCCTCTCTCTGTAGCTCAACAATTGGTGCAGCTTAAAGACTTAACCATTTTGTCATGTGAGAAGATGGAATACATTGTTGCAAAAGATAAGGGAAGAAGCAAAATAGTATTGTTTCCTAGCCTAACTTCTCTTAACCTTTCACATCTGCCAAATTTGATGGGTTTTTGCAAAGATAATAATGTTTCTCTTGAGTGGTCTTTGTTAGAACGATTGTGGTTTTCTGAAATTGTCGGTTCCAAAATCGTTTCAGTTTTAAAATCGTCAACATTGAGTACGAGTGACGTGGTTGATCATCTTGATACTACCTTTTGTGCCACATTGATACCACGAAAAAGGAAAAAGCAAGATAATAATTTCAGTAAAGAG GTTTCATTAATAAAGAATCAGAGGGATCCATCTGTTAGCAATACTGATGAAAGTTGTGCATTTCCGTCCAAATTGATTCAACAGTTGCAAAATCTGAAACAGCTTACGATTAACGGCAGCGATTCAGTGGAAGTAATATTTTCATTTGAAGGGCTGATTAATGGAGTGCTCAATTCAGTGGAAGAGATATGCTTACTTAATTTACCAAATTTGAAGCACCTTTGGTTCAAGATTCCACCAGAAATCACAGCCTTCCAAAACCTGCGAAAGTTGATTGTAAATGATTGTGATAATTTAATAAACCTTTTCTCAATTTGCTCGGCCAAACTTGTAGGAAAGCTACAATCAATAGAGATTAGAAGGTGCAAGAGGATGGAGGAAATTATTGGAAAAGAGGATGAAGAAATTAGCATGCAAAAAATTGTGTTCCCTCAACTAAGGTCTCTGACACTTGAGGATTTACCCAATCTCAACAGTTTCTGCAATACGATTTATGCTCTTGAATTTCCATTTCTAGAAACGTTGGAGTTTCGGAACTGTAAAAGGATGGGGACATTCTCCTATGGATCATTAAGCATGCCAAAGCTAGAGAAGGTTATGATAGATGAAGGGTGGCATCGATTAATGAGATCTGATCCAAACCTTAATGCAAAAATGAGTGAGTTATTAAGAG ATATTAGGTATAAAGAAACAATTTTGGGAAACTACTCTCAAATGAGTGAGTTGTTGAAGATGAATCAATATGAG GAAGAAGGGGAAGCTGAGTTTGAGTCGTGA